One window from the genome of Hippopotamus amphibius kiboko isolate mHipAmp2 chromosome 13, mHipAmp2.hap2, whole genome shotgun sequence encodes:
- the FGFRL1 gene encoding fibroblast growth factor receptor-like 1, protein MTPSPALVLLPPLLLLLGALPPAAAARGPPRMADKVVPRQVARLGRTVRLQCPVEGDPPPLTMWTKDGRTIHGGWSRFRVLPQGLKVKAVEREDAGAYVCKATNGFGSLAVNYTLIVMDDTSPGRESPGHEGSSGGQEDPGSKQWARPRFTQPSKMRRRVIARPVGSSVRLKCVASGHPRPDIMWMKDDQALTRPEAGEHRKKKWTLSLKNLRPEDSGKYTCRVSNRAGAINATYKVDVIQRTRSKPVLTGTHPVNTTVDFGGTTSFQCKVRSDVKPVIQWLKRVEYGAEGRYNATIDVGGQKFVVLPTGDVWSRPDGSYLNKLLITRARQDDAGMYICLGANTMGYSFRSAFLTVLPDPKPPGPPVAPSSSTASLPWPVVIGIPAGAVFILGTVLLWLCQTKKKPCAPAPAQRPPAPARDRGDKDLPAPSALGAGPAAGLCEDLGPPAAPQHLLGAASAAGPKLYPRLYPDTHAHAHTHAHTHTHTHADGRAHQQHVHCQC, encoded by the exons ATGACGCCGAGCCCCGCGCTGgtgctgctgccgccgctgctgctcctgctggggGCCCTGCCGCCGGCCGCCGCCGCCCGAG GCCCCCCGAGGATGGCGGACAAGGTGGTCCCACGGCAGGTGGCCCGGCTGGGCCGCACCGTTCGGCTGCAGTGCCCCGTGGAAGGGGACCCACCTCCCCTGACCATGTGGACCAAGGACGGCCGGACCATCCACGGTGGCTGGAGCCGCTTCCGCGTGCTGCCCCAGGGGCTGAAGGTGAAGGCGGTGGAGCGCGAGGATGCAGGCGCCTACGTGTGCAAGGCCACCAACGGCTTCGGCAGCCTCGCCGTCAACTACACCCTCATCGTGATGG ACGACACCAGCCCAGGGAGGGAGAGCCCGGGGCACGAAGGCTCTTCTGGGGGCCAGGAAGACCCAGGCAGCAAGCAGTGGG CGCGGCCCCGCTTCACGCAGCCCTCTAAGATGAGGCGCCGCGTGATCGCGCGGCCGGTGGGCAGCTCCGTGCGGCTCAAGTGCGTGGCCAGCGGGCACCCACGGCCCGACATCATGTGGATGAAGGATGACCAGGCCTTGACGCGCCCAGAGGCCGGCGAGCACAGGAAGAAGAAGTGGACGCTGAGCCTGAAGAACCTGCGCCCCGAGGACAGCGGCAAGTACACGTGCCGCGTGTCGAACCGCGCGGGCGCCATCAACGCCACCTACAAGGTGGACGTGATCC AGCGGACGCGCTCCAAGCCCGTCCTCACGGGCACGCACCCTGTGAACACGACGGTGGACTTCGGGGGCACGACATCCTTCCAGTGCAAAGTGCGCAGCGACGTGAAGCCCGTGATCCAGTGGCTGAAGCGCGTGGAGTACGGCGCCGAGGGCCGCTACAACGCCACCATCGACGTGGGCGGCCAGAAGTTCGTGGTGCTGCCCACGGGCGACGTGTGGTCGCGGCCCGACGGCTCCTACCTCAACAAGCTGCTCATCACGCGCGCGCGCCAGGACGACGCGGGCATGTACATCTGCCTGGGAGCCAACACCATGGGCTACAGCTTCCGCAGCGCCTTCCTGACGGTGCTGCCGG ACCCGAAGCCGCCTGGGCCGCCCGTGGCCCCCTCGTCCTCGACCGCCAGCCTGCCGTGGCCGGTGGTCATCGGCATCCCGGCCGGCGCCGTCTTCATCCTGGGCACCGTGCTCCTGTGGCTCTGCCAGACCAAGAAGAAGCCGtgcgcgcccgcgcccgcgcagCGCCCGCCCGCGCCGGCCCGCGACCGCGGCGACAAGGACCTGCCCGCCCCCAGCGCCCTGGGCGCCGGCCCCGCGGCGGGGCTGTGTGAGGACCTCGGGCCCCCGGCGGCCCCCCAGCACCTGCTGGGCGCCGCCTCAGCCGCTGGCCCCAAGCTTTACCCCAGACTCTACCCGGACAcgcacgcgcacgcgcacacCCACGCGCACAcccacacgcacacgcacgcggACGGCAGGGCCCACCAGCAGCACGTGCACTGCCAGTGCTAG